Part of the Brevibacillus brevis genome is shown below.
AAAAAGCAGGACGACAGCATAGAGGTGGAATTGCTGGATTTAAGCGAGTACCAGGTGCAGTTTTGTGATGGCCGGGACCCTGGGACCTATACGGGCGACACCAAAAAAGTGATCGAGCTGGTAACGGCTGCGGATTGTTATGTCATCGGAACACCGATTTTCCAAGGTTCGCTCACCGGAGCGCTGAAAAATTTGTTTGACCTGATTCCCGTCTCTGCCCTGCGCCATAAAGTGATGGGGTTTGTCGCGACAGGCGGAACGTACCAGCATTACCTGGTCATTGAAAATCAACTGAAGCCGATTGCCGGTTATTTTCGCGCATTCACGGCTCCAGGCTACGTCTATGCGCATGCTGACCATTTCAATGCGAATAACGAAGTAGTCGCTCCGGACGTCTTGGAGCGAATCGCCCTTTTGGCGCAGGAGATCGTGTTCATGCAAAAGGCGCTCAAAGGAAACTGAGCGAGCGGAAAAGGACGATGCAGCGTGTGGGGGTTCTGGCAAAGCGAGTCCGTGCTTCGGGTAGGTGTGCTTGGAACGCCGCGGCTACAAACCGCGGCCACAAACCGCAACAAAGACAATTGGAGCGACCAATACGCTACGGAAAGAGGGGAAGAAGATAGAGCAGCCCCTTTGTACTTTGCACGGCCAGGTGGTGAGCGGCAAGCAAGTAGGCAGAACGCTCGGCTTCCCGACCGCGAATCTGTCTCTGCTTCCCCCGCATCCCAGGCTGGAGCAGGGCGTGTACGGGGTGACGCTTTTGTGGAACGGACAGACGCATGCGGGCGTGATGAATGTCGGCCGCAGACCTACTTTTCACGATGGAGTGCAAATCAGCCATGAAGTGCATTTGTTTGAGTGGGACGGAGACCTTTACGGAGCGTGTGTATACGTGGACGTACATTTCTACGTCAGGCCGGAAATGGCCTTTTTCGATCTCACTCAGTTGCAAAAGCAGATCGAGCGCGACGTAAACAGCGTGAAGGCAGCGTTTCGGCTGTCCGGGCAAAAAGGGCGGACAAGCAGAGCGGAACAGGAGGCGATGATCGGCTTGTGACAGCAGCGAGCATTGTGCATTTGCCGGACTTGACGTTTGCGCAGCATCTGCAACGGGAATTTGGCATCAATCGCGGCGTTTTCAATACGATGGATGCGTGGTTTTACGAGCACGGGTACGTGGAGATCACGCAAAGAAGGAAGCTGTTGATCGAGTTTCTCCGCATCGCTCGCGAGCAGAACAGGCAGGGGAGACGGATGCGATTTGGTCACGGCGGTCTGGCTGCCAAAATGAATGATTTTCTCATGCAAAACAACGCGCATCAACGGTTCAGCTAACATCCTCGACGGGGGCCTCGTGCCTCCGTTTTTTTGTTTTGCAGGGCAGCAGCATAGTGTGGCTCCAAATGAAGGGCCAGGGCCAAGACCACGGCCAAGCCCAAGACCAAGCCCAAGACCAAGACCAAGACTTGTGCCCTTTGGAGACAAACTCTTCGCTCATGACTTGACTCCGCGCCAGCGCTCCAATGGACTCATGAAATCCAGAGAAAGCCCAGACGCAAGCCTCCCCCTCCCTCGAAGAAACCGCTTAACCTGCTTTCGTTAAAATACTCACATTTTTTCGATAAATACATTTACACCGGAATTGATCGTAAACTATAATACTAGGGTAACCGCTTAATCTAGCGTCAATTCGCTATTTTTTATGAATGCTGTCCGCAGCGGGGACGCCGGAAGCGCGAAAAAGATTTCCTTGTTATTCGATGCGATTAGTAATGAACACGGGTGTATAAACGCCACAATCCAACAACAATGCAAGCGATTGCGAAAGGAGAAACGTATGACGAAATTGTACAAAATTGCCGTCATCCCGGGAGACGGGATTGGCCCTGAAGTGATCCAGGAAGGGGTAAAGGTGCTGGAAAAGGTCGTAGAGCTGACAAATGTTCGATTCGATTTTCATTACTTTCCGTGGGGCTGCGAGTATTACCTCCAGCACGGAAGGATGATGGCAGAGGATGGCATCGAGCAGTTGCGGCAGTTTGACGCCATTTACCTGGGCGCAGT
Proteins encoded:
- a CDS encoding NAD(P)H-dependent oxidoreductase — its product is MKLLGISGTVTGRKTAAVVQEVLRHVKKQDDSIEVELLDLSEYQVQFCDGRDPGTYTGDTKKVIELVTAADCYVIGTPIFQGSLTGALKNLFDLIPVSALRHKVMGFVATGGTYQHYLVIENQLKPIAGYFRAFTAPGYVYAHADHFNANNEVVAPDVLERIALLAQEIVFMQKALKGN
- a CDS encoding riboflavin kinase; the encoded protein is MHGQVVSGKQVGRTLGFPTANLSLLPPHPRLEQGVYGVTLLWNGQTHAGVMNVGRRPTFHDGVQISHEVHLFEWDGDLYGACVYVDVHFYVRPEMAFFDLTQLQKQIERDVNSVKAAFRLSGQKGRTSRAEQEAMIGL